A segment of the Capnocytophaga sp. ARDL2 genome:
TCTAAAAGATTCTTATTCAGTTTTTCAAAATCTATCTGAAAACGATATTTATCCACCGTTTCTTTTATATGATTGAATAAATCTTGGTCTTTTATAAATGATAATTTATATTTTGACATTGTATAATATCTATTATCTAACTAATCCACTGATTCTCCCCGAAGTCAGGTTTTCTTTTCTCTAAAAAGGCGTTGCGTCCTTCTTTGGCTTCGTCGGTCATATAGGCAAGACGGGTAGCTTCCCCAGCGAATACTTGTTGCCCGACCATTCCGTCGTCGGTGAGGTTCATCGCAAATTTTAGCATACGGATAGAAGTTGGCGATTTTGCCAAAATCTCCTGAGCCCACTCATAGGCAGTAGCTTCGAGCTGAGCGTGAGGTACTACTTTATTGACCATTCCCATTTCAAACGCCTCTTGTGCGGAGTAGTTTCTACCCAAAAAGAATATCTCACGGGCTTTTTTCTGTCCTACCATTTTTGCCAAATAAGCCGAACCATAACCGCCGTCAAAGCTGGTAACATCGGCATCGGTTTGTTTGAAAATCGCGTGTTCCTTACTTGCCAAAGTCAAATCGCACACTACGTGTAGCGAGTGTCCGCCACCTACTGCCCATCCGTTTACCGCGGCAATCACCACTTTGGGCATAAAACGAATGAGGCGTTGCACCTCCAATATATTGAGTCGGTGTCTGCCATCATCGCCCACATACCCCTGATGTCCACGAGCTTTTTGGTCGCCACCACTGCAAAAGGCGTGTCCGCCG
Coding sequences within it:
- a CDS encoding 1,4-dihydroxy-2-naphthoyl-CoA synthase: MNTIEWKTAIEFEDITYKKCNGVARIAFNRPEVRNAFRPKTTSELYDAFYDAYEDPSIGVVILTGEGPSPKDGGHAFCSGGDQKARGHQGYVGDDGRHRLNILEVQRLIRFMPKVVIAAVNGWAVGGGHSLHVVCDLTLASKEHAIFKQTDADVTSFDGGYGSAYLAKMVGQKKAREIFFLGRNYSAQEAFEMGMVNKVVPHAQLEATAYEWAQEILAKSPTSIRMLKFAMNLTDDGMVGQQVFAGEATRLAYMTDEAKEGRNAFLEKRKPDFGENQWIS